The Metallosphaera hakonensis JCM 8857 = DSM 7519 genome includes the window AGTTCCAGGGTTATCCAGGCCCTAAATCCAGCTGGATCTGTGTTGGGATTGGATATACCGACCTTCACCTTTCCGCTACTTAGAACCTGGAAGAAGTCGTACCAGGCCGTTGAGTTACCGTTCTCTGCTTCCTGGGCGTAAGTGAGTGCCTCCCTGGCATATTGATTGTTGATACTGGAGTTGGTGTAGGCTATGGTTAACTGGTCCGCAACGAAGGCAATAGCCCATCCCGATGAGTAGTTACCGAGATAGGAAGGGGATGCGGCCGAGAGCGCCACGGGGATAAACACTGTGACCTGAGCGTTGGGCCCCTCTGACTCGATGTCCTTTGCGAGGGCGAAAGATCCTCCGCTCTTTGGGGGAGGAACTGTTATCCCAGTTGAGTTCTGGAACAATGAGTCCAGGTACTGTGCCTCAGCTGTGTAGGCGTCTGCTACCCAAACATAAACGGGGGCCTTGTTTGTGGAGGTACTTGTGGGCGTGGTGGTATTGGTTGGCGTAGTGACCGTTGCTCTATGAGCCATCCCAACCTCGACGTACGCTATTACCCCTATTACAATAATGACGAGGA containing:
- a CDS encoding extracellular solute-binding protein, with translation MNKGLVIGIVVLVIIVIGVIAYVEVGMAHRATVTTPTNTTTPTSTSTNKAPVYVWVADAYTAEAQYLDSLFQNSTGITVPPPKSGGSFALAKDIESEGPNAQVTVFIPVALSAASPSYLGNYSSGWAIAFVADQLTIAYTNSSINNQYAREALTYAQEAENGNSTAWYDFFQVLSSGKVKVGISNPNTDPAGFRAWITLELAGYEYANNTFLFYNDMLKNQGNVTASNAAELVSPLEAGQINFLFIYKSAAVAKGLNYIQLPPQINQGDPSYSHLYSMFKYNLSTGPVTGSPIYLFITVPKNANSQMEALQFVTFVVENSQALSKFGLLPLSQGVLFNSTAVPPQIASLLSQGKLVEGGTL